Below is a genomic region from Candidatus Moraniibacteriota bacterium.
ACATCCGCACTTCTTTTTTGCAAAGGTTTACGCTCGCTCGCAAAAAACACCGCCTCTTCCCGCCGCTGATGCCGCTGGCGGTTGAGCAATTTGATTTTTCCCGCTATGATATTGTCCTTTCTGATTCTTCCAGTTACGCCAAAGGAATTATCACATCTCCGGAAACTCTTCATATCT
It encodes:
- a CDS encoding glycosyltransferase family 4 protein, which gives rise to MRIALVHDYLVQYGGAERVLECFAELFPYAPIYTLVYDKEAMHGEFSDKDIRTSFLQRFTLARKKHRLFPPLMPLAVEQFDFSRYDIVLSDSSSYAKGIITSPETLHI